GTGGATCCTTTAGATTCAACGTCAACTATGTTACAACCTCGGATCGTTGGCGAGGAACATTATGAAACTGCGCAAAAGAGTTAAGCAAACTTCACAACGTTACAAAGAACTTCAGGACATTATAGCTATTCTTGGGTTGGACGAATTATCCGAAGAAGATCGTTTAACTGTAGCAAGAGCACGAAAAATCGAGCGTTTCTTATCACAACCCTTCTTCGTGGCAGAAGTATTTACTGGTTCTCCAGGAAAATATGTTGGTCTTGCAGAAACAATTAGGGGGTTTCAACTGATCCTTTCCGGAGAATTAGACAGTCTTCCCGAGCAGGCCTTTTATTTAGTAGGTAACATCGATGAAGCTACCGCGAAAGCTATGAACTTAGAAGAGGAGAGCAAATTGAAGAAATGACCTTAAATCTTTGTGTACTGACTCCTAATCGAATTATTTGGGACTCAGAagtgaaagaaataattttatctactaaTAGTGGCCAAATTGGCGTATTACCAAACCACGCCCCTATTGCCACGGCTGTAGATATAGGTCTTTTGAGAATACGCCTCAACAACGACCAATGGTTAACGGTGGCTCTGATGGGTGGTTTCGCTAGAATAGGTAATAATGAAATCACCATTTTAGGAAATGATGCGGAAATAAGTACTGACATTGATCCGCAAGAAGCTCAACAAGCTCTTGAAATAGCTGAAGCTAACTTGAGTAGAGCTGAGGGTAAGAGACAAGCAATTGAAGCGAATCTAGCTCTCAGACGAGCTAGGACACGAGTAGAGGCTGTCAATGTTATTTCCTACTAGTCAAgtcaatacatcaaaataataaagagaagtttttaaaaagttctttattatacaccacatgttgattctgccaattgaacacaatcaagtctaatctgataaaacaaaaaaagaagatggggtagaaaaacttattagatatcatttcatcGACTCCGGTATCTAATAAGTTCTACCTACTATTGGATTTGAACCAATGACTCCCGCCGTATGAAAGCCAATACTCTAACCACTGAGTTAAGTAGGTCATTTATCACCACAAAAAGAACCCATCACTTCGGGGATTATAGGTGGAATATTATTTCTAAGCAATACTAATCTGTTCTGTTAAGCGTAAATAAATCTGTTCTGTTAagcgtaaataaaataaatagatcagagagctatgatgtggattatggaatatccatcttgacaagaaattatctatatgttaagatgtctatgacaagggctatagctcagttggtagagcaccTCGTTTACACGCGCGCCAATGCTTTTCAAAGGAGCCTATTATGCAATGAACATAATTATCGTATTGAGAAATCGATGTCTTACTCCATAGGTTCGAGGGAACAAGAGAACAATAGCCTGACAAATATTTGGTTCGGTCCGATTCAGGCGCGAATTCAGTTGCCAAATCAAATAGAACCCGCCATTGATTTGATAGTTGATAAGGTAAATACCCAGCCATTCAATGCTAGGCATAATGAGTATAAGGGCCTCAAAATAACCTCTTTTCGTCCTATGAACTTTAAGGTGTATGAAGTCTCATATTCGACTGTTGCAGCGGAGCGATAGAGATTCCATTTAACTTAGGTTGATCTAGGCCGAAGGCAGACCTAAGTCAAGATAACCCTTCTTTGAAACACTTTGGTATTGCTCCTAGATCAGAATACAAATAATAAAATCAGAGCACATGGAACCATCTCATTATCTTCCTCTAAAGAAAAAATATGTGGACTAACTGATCTTTACATCAGTTGATGAAAGAGCCCAATGCAAACAAAATGCATGTTGGGTCTTTGAAACAGTTCGAATCATTTCGATAATAATCAGTTTGATCTGTTTTACCGAGAGGTCTACGGTTCGAGTCCGTATAGCCCTAatcctaatatattatatttttgtttagtatatagtttagtgtttagtatatagtttagtaTGGTTTTCATTTCTATGGGACCAACCAAGTCTAATCCTAAGTCACATGGGTCTAGGACCTATTCTTTTCTTGGTCTTGGGTCTTGTCTTGTATTTGGAGAATCCCCCTAACTAATCACTAATCGTTTTTTGGCAGAACAAGAGCAaccttattgattgattcagagATAATGGAGAGATAACGAATTGGGCCTAAATATATTAACGTTTCTTCTTCTATATTCTATGAGTTGAGTgggtttgtggatttgatttggtcCGTCGAATCATTCGATAATGTGTGATTCTTTCTATTTGAAAATGTTATGTAAATCATTTATGATTCCGTCGATTATACTACTCCACTCTTTGCTATGTTTCATTGTCTAGTATAGGGTATTTGCTGTAAAACCTTTTTCTTGTAGCGAAATCTAACCCATTGCTTGGTCTTACCATTATATTATTAAGCGTATTGCCGTAACAAAACAAACAAGTATTTTGGTTCATTCCAAATCGTAATCTTTGTTTAGtattagagattggtccgaaataGAATGAATCTTTCATTCTAACTCTAATGAAATAACTCGATTCTTCTTATTTATTTCTGAGGAGGTGGGATAGTACAGGTTCCAAGTTTCCAATTTTTTGTATAGAAAGATATAAGTTGTTATATGTCACCTCTCAATTCAACGGATTGAATcaattaagaaaaatagaaatgaaatctaggacaagaaaaagataaaaaatcattcgaTGCATTAGATTATGTATTCATATTCGTATCAAATCAATAGAAGCAATGATCCTATACCCAGATTTTAATGAAAAAGGAATACTTCGAATAATATAGAATATGCTAGAAATCCCTAGACATTTTACCCCATATGACTATtgaaaaatttaagttttaaaaaaaggaaatgaaattattattatttcattatgttgattatatataatcaacatagtattctaatgaatatagtattcatagtatttaattataggatatttactttactatattatagggtattgatatttattatagttataggcataggaatagttataggcataggatattttagtattttattacctTTTTCTAGAGGATAGAGAACCCAAGACAAAGTGAGAGAGTTTTGTTTGTGTAAGAGCATCCTATGTCTACACCATATCTAAATAGAATCGAAATCCAAAATGTAAGTGGGATTCCATTAGATGAATCTTTAAACAAAACATGCCCCACAGCAAACAAACTCTAAACTATGCAGTTTGATTTGATCAAAATCAATTCTTGTTTCGCCTAAGATAAGAAGTTATGGATGAATTGACAATTCCGATTCGAATCGAATAATTCAGCATATTCCACATTAATAGGAGTACATTTATGTTTCTGCTTCACGAATATGATATTTTCTGGGCATTTCTAATAATATCAAGCGTTATTCCTATCTTGGCATTTGTAATTTCCGGAGTTTTAGCCCCGGTTAGTGAAGGACCAGAGAAGCTCTCTAGTTATGAATCGGGTATAGAACCCATTGGGGATGCTTGGTTACAATTTCGAATCCGCTATTACATGTTTGCTCtagtttttgttgtttttgatGTTGAAACGGTCTTTCTTTATCCATGGGCAATGAGTTTCGATGTATTGGGTGTATCTGTATTTATCGAAGCTTTAATTTTTGTGCTTATCCCAATTGTTGGTTCAGTTTATGCATGGCGAAAGGAGCATTGGAATGGTCTTAACTGAATATTcagacaatcaaaataaaaatgaaggaaaagattacATTGAGACAGTTATGAATTTGATTGAGTTTCCCTTAGTTGACAAAACAATTACCAATTCAGTTATTTCAACTACATTGAATGATCTTTCGAATTGGTCAAGACTTTCCAGTTTATGGCCGCTTCTATACGGTACCAGTTGTTGTTTCATTGAATTTGCTTCATTAATAGGCTCGCGATTCGACTTTGATCGTTATGGATTGGTACCAAGATCGAGTCCTAGACAAGCAGACCTAATTTTAACAGCCGGCACAGTAACAATGAAAATGGCTCCTTCTTTAGTAAGATTATATGAGCAAATGCCTGAACCAAAATATGTCATTGCTATGGGAGCTTGTACTATTACAGGAGGGATGTTCAGTACTGATTCTTATGAGTACTGTTCGTGGAGTCGATAAGCTAATTCCTGTCGATGTCTATTTGCCGGGCTGCCCACCTAAACCAGAGGCGGTTATAGATGCTATAACGAAACTTCGTAAGAAAATATCTCGAGAAATCTTTGAAGATAGAACTGTGTCTCAACAGGAAAATCGATGTTTTACTACCAATCACAAGTTTTGTGTTAGACGCAGTACTCATACTGGAAATTATGATCAAGAATTGCTCTATCAATCACCATCTACTTCAGAGATACCTTCTGAAACATTTTTCAAATCCAAAAGTTCagtatctccccatgaattagtgAATCAGACAAGGTAAGGTTCTTTTGTGCAGAATAAGAAAGAAAGGGTCAATCTTTAAAAATTTCATTGTAAATTGAAATACTCATACAAATACAAATGTGGGAGAGATCAAGAAGATGCAGCAGGATCGTTTATCTGATTGGTTAGTCAACCATGATTTAGTTCATAGATCTTTGGGCTTTGATTGCCGAGGaatagaaactttacaaataaaAACCGAGGATTGGGATTCCATtgctgtcatttcatatgtatatGGTTACAATTATTTACGCTCCCAGTGTGCCTATGATGTAGCACCAGGCGGATTTTTAGCCAGTGTGTATCATCTTACGAGAATACAGTATGGTATAGCTAAACCAGAAGAGGTATGCATAAAAGTATTGCCCCAAGGAATAATCCTAGAATCCCGTCTGTTTTCTGGATTTGGAGAAGTGCTGATTTTCAAGAACGCGAATCTTATGATATGTTGGGAATCTCTTATGATAATCATCCACGCCTTAAACGTATTTTGATGCCGGAAAGTTGGATAGGTTGGCCCCTACGTAAGGACTATATTACCCCCAATTTCTATGAAATACAAGATGCTCATTAAATGATAAGAAATTAATGTTTACTTAATACGACTATGACACGATTCCAGATTTCTTTCAAGTGAAGGAATATTTTTACGTTCCGTTCTAGATGAAAGAAAGTAACCGGACTTTAATTCGTATTATGGATAACCTAAAAAAAACTTCATTTATATTCCAAAATTTGGAATAGATCATATCCATTTCGTATGAGCAGAAACAATGGGATGAATCAAAAGAGTTCTGCACTATGAACTTTGTACCGCGCACATAACTTACTTAGATGTAGATGGACCTCGGAAAGTAACGTAAGCAAGAGTGAAGAAATGgaataaatgtcaaaaatatgaaatgaagaaatgaaaagggattggattttatttgtactgtgtctgaagtgcattctgtctattgctatcttttaactcctctcgacttttaagtttttttttacttttacttatttatttttattttgaatatagatgaagacttaatattctttttgaatgagagaaagcacagtatgaagaaacaagaaagaaaaaagagacgggAGCATAATCTCACTTTGTTCTTTACCATAACCatccatacatatattttttaccaatccccccaaggggaggtatatatatatatacatctagatgagtaaatatgtaaccaatccccccaaggggaggtatatatatatatatatatctagatgagtaaatatgtaatagatgagtaaatatatgtaatagatgagtaaatatgtaacatctagatgagtaaatacgtatcatgctCTAGACTATTAACGCCCGATCTATCTCGATTAATTTGTATGAATATCTATCCGATACATTATTTACGTGTCAGGAACCAGATTTGAACTGGTGACACGAGGATTTTCAGTCCtctgctctaccaactgagctatcccgacCATTTCCCGTGCATCATCCTAGTAGAGTACTTGTGTCTATGTTAATTAAAGGGACTAAAAAGTAGTAAAAAATTTGACAAGTAAGTGTAAGGATAATGATATGGACTGTGAATGATTCAATAATAGAGATTCTTTGCCCATATATGTTCATTTGTACAGGTTCTATCCAAATTGGGATAAGATCCAAGGATTTTAGTTCGGATCCGTTTGTGAAAGAGTAGAGTGAATGAGAAAGATAGTGAATTTTGTTTGAACTGAACCActgatgaaaaaaaagaagaggataaatacTTAGGAAGTAAAATAGGCTTTTTATTGGGGATAGAGGGACTTGAACCCTCACGATTTAAAAAGTCGACGGATTTTCCTCTTACTATAAATTTCATTGTTGTCGGTATTGACATGTAGAATGGGACTCTCTCTTTATTCTCGTCCGATTAATCAGTTTTTCAAAAGATCTATCAAACTCTGGAATGAATGATTTCATAATTGAATATTCGATTCTTCCTTCAACTTCCATTGAAATGGATTCATAATAACTCTgaatttttcatattataattatatataattataatataatagattCGGGTCATGATTAATCGTTTGATATGGCAGTATGTATACATACGTATTAGGTATATAGGACCATCTTTTCTGTAATTTTTATAGACGGATTCCTGCTACCAACAAAACGTAGTCAACTCCATTCGTTAGAACAGCTTCCATTGAGTCTCTGCACCTATCCTTTTAAATTCTAGTtttataaacctttgttttctcaAAATAAGGATTTGGCTCAGGATTGCCCATTTTTAATTCCAGGGTTTCTCTGAATTTGGAAGTTACCACTTAGCAGGTTTCCATACTAAGGCTCAATCCAATCAAGTCCGTAGCGTCTACCGATTTCGCCATATCCCCTTTGATACCAAGACCTAGTTGGAATTCCaactatccttttcatttattttgtttgtttggacCCGTTGAATTCGTTAGATAATGATTTCTATATTGAAAAAGTGTATGCTGCTGTTTGATTTTTTTGGCTATCCCCCATCAGttcatttatattgaatgaacCTTGTTTCAATCAGAAATGATTCTATCATTGATGTATCCGCAATTCAATATGGATAGATATATCCAACATATATATGTTTCTCCCTCCCTTTCATTTTTACAGTGCGATTTGGAATAGTGGAACGGTCgatattcattcttctttttttttgtcctatCTCCTCCTTTTCCGAATCAAACCAGAGGAATGTCTCATTTTCATTTAGATTGTAtctttatccttatctttttttttatcttaggacCGATTCGCTATAGCTAtaattaacataatataaatatataaaatataaatatataaataaatacattatGTTGTATATTATAGTTAGATATAGTTAGAATAGTCAGAAGAATAGTCAGaattattattatagttagttatagtatatagtttagaagtatactatataactatatagaactatactatactatatagttatatagttatagtatagttatatagttatagTTCATAGTTAATATTAAACGAATAGCTAATAGATAAGATCAGCTAATAGCTAAAATCCGGTAGTTTCCTCAATTTCTATATACTATTTCTGTTATGTTATGTGAGCCCGCTTAGCTCAGAGGTTAGAGCATCGCATTTGTAATGCGATGGTCATCGGTTCGACTCCGATAGCCGGCTTTTTCTCTATCGATTTTTCCGTGATTGATAATCTCTCTCCTCCTTTTCCCATATGTTATGTCGTGGTAACTTGCAACCATGACCAAAAAATGTATTGGAACAATTAGATCTCTCTCTACCGAACAAATCATAAAACGGAGCTGCAACTtcctatatatacaaaaaaatccGGATATTGATACAATTTATTTTATTCTACTTTGTAGTATTTCGGTAAATTTAGCTTTGCTTTGTTTATCCCTTAGTTCAGTCTTAATTTATAGTtcagttttcatttttttattctgaaaaaatgaaatttcaataaaatccataaaattaaaaaggagtctTTATGTCTCGTTACCGAGGACCTCGTTTCAAAAAAATACGCCGTCTGGGGGCTTTACCAGGACTAACTAGTAAAAGACCTAGATCCGGAAGTGATCTTAAAAACCAATTGCGTTCTGGGAAAAGATCGCAGTATCGTATTCGTCTAGAAGAAAAACAGAAATTGCGTTTTCATTATGGTCTGACAGAGCGACAATTACTTAGATATGTGCATATCGCTGGAAAAGCTAAAGGGTCAACAGGTCAGGTTTTACTACAATTACTTGAGATGCGTTTGGATAACATCCTTTTCCGATTGGGTATGGCTTCGACCATTCCTGGAGCCAGGCAATTAGTTAACCATAGACATATTTTAGTTAATGGTCGTATAGTGGATATACCAAGTTATCGTTGTAAACCCAGAGATATTATTACTACGAAGGATAAACAAAGATCGAAAGCTCTGATTCAAAATTATATTGCCTTATCCCCCCCCGAGGAATTGCCAAAACATTTGACTTTTGACTCATTCCAATATAAAGGAGTAGTAAATCAAATAATAGATAgtaaatggatcgatttgaaaataaatgagttgttAGTCGTAGAATATTATTCCCGTCAGACTTGAACCTAacgaaaataacaaagaaagtttcagagaattttgtctcttttcgccgaaataaaataaatagatctaagggcCTTGATCCGCATTTTTCTCATTCACGTATCACAAATGGATCAGCAGTAAGatttttttgctctttctttTTCCGATATTTGTATTTTACGTACCACAGTAATGTAATTAGGAATAGAGAATTTCTATCAAAAAAAGGTCAGGTCCTCTTGTTGGGATGATGGTatcaattgttatttgatttgatatattgtgttcagtaacgttggtgaattaagagaaacggaaagagagggattcgaaccctcggtaAACAAAAGCCTACATAGCAGTTCCAATGCTACGCCTTGAACCACTCGGCCATCTTTCCTACATAATCTTATTATTGACCAGAAACCGAGTGAATAGCGAGTCATTCATATTATTCCAGTAGGTACGACTGATGAATGGTTCCATAGGAATAATtcctttcaaataaaatttcctatttctcaacaacaacttctctcatcagctaccccatagatctagtacaaatttatgaatcgtcCCATGGATTTTTCTATTTCAATTGTATGGCATGGCGTATCCATGTTatgcaaacaaaaaacaaaatggatgcttaccttactctactctattttttttttaatgcttatttcattctttttcctctttggatTATAACCAAATCAAAACTTCTCGAGTTATCAGAATCCACAATAAAATAGGGACAATTTGAACAAAAGGTACACATCTTTTTTTAGAATTAGTCTGTTTTTATGTTATTTCGTACTGTACAATTCCTTTAGTTTGCGAGATCATTTACCCCTCGGGGTAATGAAAAGAATTATAGAATTAGAATGGATTGTTAATTATGCCTAGATCTCGGATAAATGCAAATTTTATTGATAAGACCTCTTCAATTGTAGCCAATATCTTATTACGAATAATTCCGACAACTTCCGGAGAAAAAAAGGCATTTACCTATTACAGAGATGGTGcgatttgattctttttcttgttttttttagtCTAGTTGTCCTCAGTATTACGAGAAAGAAAAGGGACGTTCGGGATAGAAAGAACCAAATTTTTGAAATAAACTCGCGCTTGGTGAAGGTGAAGTTTGGAGATAGAACAATTCCTTCTGTCGTGTATCCTCGATTGATGCAGCCTCAGATGCTTCAATTGTCGATTTTAGTATTGAGCGAAAGGTTACACCTATAGGTTCCGTATTGTGGGGCAATCCTACTCCACTAGTACCAATAGGCGGCATGGGGGAAGAAGCACTACACCTAGGAATCAACAACACAAAAACTTTGTTATAAATTACCCTTTTCCTTATCGGTATCGGGGCTAACAAGAATGGTTGGGACAACAAACATCCATCTCGTTCGTACTTTGGGTACCCgtataaccatcaaagatagtTGAAGTGACTAATTCCTGGAAATAGGGGGCGTTGAGGACAAAGAAATTGTTGGAGTTACCATTTCCATCTAGCACTAATACGATTGGTGTTAAGAAAAAAACTCTTGCGGGAAGGCTGGctagaaatttcttgtaaaaataccagctcctgtcagttcataatgagaatagtgaaattcataatgagaatagtgaaattTTAATTCCATGGATTATTTCCTTTAGTACTATGCACAGAAGGGAGGAGCCGTATGAAATGAAAATCTCACGTACGGTTCTGGAACGGAGATTCTTTGAATAGAATGAACGACCGTAACGGATGTTGGCTCAATCCGAAGGAAATTATGCGGAAGCTTTACAGAATTATTATGAAGCTACGCGACCAGAAATTGATCCCTATGATCGAAGTTATATACTCTATAACATAGGCCTTATACACACAAGCAACGGAGAGCATACAaaggctttggaatattatttccGGGCACTAGAGCGAAACCCATTCTTACCACAAGCTTTTAATAATATGGCCGTGATCTGTCATTACGTGCGACTATCTCCActatagaaagaaggaaaaaaagatccaatcgactagtaaagactagaaaaaataggctttctacatatgcatcgtctaaagcaacgatttttatcagctgtagcaaataaagagacttcacgagaaccaaaataggaagaaatagatacagcctatatactatactctatggataaaggattgaattgatagagaaagcaccgtaaagatcaattaacaaactattgggtcgatagagttaagaactgctttgcttacttatgccataatacgggataaaagttaggaatcaacttatgtaatagagtcgatccactaaagtattgagcagcggtgt
This portion of the Musa acuminata AAA Group cultivar baxijiao unplaced genomic scaffold, Cavendish_Baxijiao_AAA HiC_scaffold_1041, whole genome shotgun sequence genome encodes:
- the LOC135665746 gene encoding photosystem I assembly protein Ycf3, coding for MPRSRINANFIDKTSSIVANILLRIIPTTSGEKKAFTYYRDGMLAQSEGNYAEALQNYYEATRPEIDPYDRSYILYNIGLIHTSNGEHTKALEYYFRALERNPFLPQAFNNMAVICHYRGEQAILQGDSEIAEAWFDQAAEYWKQAIALSPGNYIEAHNWLKITRRFE
- the LOC135665747 gene encoding LOW QUALITY PROTEIN: uncharacterized protein LOC135665747 (The sequence of the model RefSeq protein was modified relative to this genomic sequence to represent the inferred CDS: inserted 2 bases in 1 codon) — its product is KGYTYRFRIVGQSYSTSTNRRHGGRSTTPRNQQHKNFVINXTLFLIGIGANKNGWDNKHPSRSYFGYPYNHQR